One Trichomycterus rosablanca isolate fTriRos1 chromosome 10, fTriRos1.hap1, whole genome shotgun sequence DNA window includes the following coding sequences:
- the LOC134321155 gene encoding craniofacial development protein 2-like gives MATTLIQCGSSQVPHYCAGERPGNLLPEDQIRYIIRLGTWNVRTMNQGKLDIVKAKMDRTGLDLLRISELKWTQSGHFQSNEHWVYYSGNDNQRRNGVAFILNQRLANTVLKYNTVSDRVISIRLQGAPIHVTVIQVYSPTTDAKEEDVELFYEQVQEEIDRTQNQDLLIIMGDFNAKVGHGKQGTVVGKFGLSKRNEAGERLIDFCTKNQLSIMNTFFQHHKRRLYTWTSPNGAYKNQIDYICVRQRWRSSIITVKTQPGADCGTDHELLTSKIRVKLHKR, from the exons ATGGCTACAACACTGATCCAGTGTGGCTCCTCACAGGTACCACATTACTGCGCAGGAGAAAGGCCTGGCAATCTACTTCC GGAAGATCAAATCAGATATATCATCAGACTAGGAACTTGGAATGTACGAACCATGAACCAAGGCAAACTCGACATTGTCAAAGCCAAAATGGACAGAACAGGACTTGATTTACTCAGAATTAGTGAACTAAAGTGGACTCAATCCGGACATTTCCAGTCAAACGAACATTGGGTCTACTATTCTGGAAATGATAACCAAAGACGAAATGGCGTTGCCTTTATTCTTAATCAAAGACTGGCCAATACTGTCCTGAAGTACAACACAGTCAGCGATAGAGTCATCTCGATACGACTACAAGGAGCACCAATCCATGTCACAGTCATACAAGTCTACTCACCAACAACAGATGCCAAGGAGGAGGACGTTGAACTATTCTATGAACAAGTTCAAGAGGAAATTGACAGGACGCAAAATCAAGACTTACTCATTATCATGGGAGATTTTAATGCCAAAGTGGGCCATGGCAAACAAGGAACTGTTGTTGGAAAGTTTGGACTTAGCAAACGAAATGAAGCTGGAGAAAGATTAATTGACTTTTGTACAAAAAATCAACTGTCCATCATGAACACTTTCTTTCAACATCACAAAAGGAGACTCTACACATGGACATCACCAAATGGGGCCTATAAGAATCAGATTGACTACATATGTGTTCGCCAAAGATGGAGGTCGTCTATCATTACCGTGAAAACACAGCCAGGAGCTGACTGTGGAACTGATCATGAACTTTTAACATCAAAAATTAGAGTCAAGCTGCACAAACGG